Genomic segment of Truepera radiovictrix DSM 17093:
CTCCCGACCGCGTAGATGTAGCGGCCGAAACGGCTCCGCTGCAGCAGCACAAAGGCCAAGACGCCCACCAAAATGACCATCCAGAAAAGGCTCGGGATCCCCAAAAACGACACCTGCGAGAAGTTGGTAAAACCGCGCGGCAACCCCCCGATGCTCTGCCCGTTGGTGATCAAGAGCGCCACCCCGCGCAGCCCCACGAGCGACGCGAGCGTCATGATAAAGGGCGGCAAACCCAGGTTGTAGATCCCGAAACCGTGGTAGATGCCGACTACAGCGCCCAAGAGCAGCGTCAAGACGATCGCTAAGGGCAGCGGCACCCCGGCTTGCAGCAAGAGCGCCAGAACGACCCCGCTAAGCCCCACCACCGCCCCCACCGAGAGGTCGATGCCAGCGGTGATGATGACAAAGGTTTGACCGAAGGCGACGAGCGCCCCGATGGAGGTCTGGCGCACCAGGTTGCTGATGTTCTGCTCCGTGAAAAAGGTGTCGGTCGCGAGCGCCAACACGAGCCACAAAAGCGCCAAGAGCCCGAAGAGGGTGAGCTGCAAGAGCGTCTTGGGGTCGAAGCGGCGGCCTGGAGCAGTTTGCGGCGTGGTGTCGGTCATAGAGCTTCCTCTGTGGCTGGGGCTTCGGCTTTAAGCGCCTGGGTCTGCGCCGCCCCGAGCGCCTGAGCCAGAATCGTTTCGCTGTCCGCGGCGCCGTGGGGGTGCGTGCCGACAAGACGCCCGTGGCGAAAGACGTGCAGCGTGTCGCTGAGTTCTAACACCTCCGGGAGGTACGAGGAGACCAGGATGATCCCCGCCCCCCCCTTGAGGAGGGCGGCCATGAGTTTGTAGATCTCGAGCTTGGTAGCGACGTCCACGCCGGTCGTCGGCTCGTCGAAGATGTAGAGCTCGGCGCCGTGCAAAAGCCACTTGCCGAGCACCACCTTCTGCTGGTTGCCGCCCGAGAGTTTGCCGACCTGCCGCGCCGCGCCGGGGGTGCGGATACGCAGGTCGCGGATCTGCGCCTCCGCGTTTCTGAGCTCGTCGGCGCGGCGCACCACGCCGAAGGGGCTGATGCGCTCGTAGACCGGCAGGTTGAGGTTGAAGCCCACCGAGAGCGACAAGCAGAGCCCCTGCAAGCGGCGGCTCTCGGGGATCAGCGCCACCCCCCGCTTGAGCGCGTCGGCGACGCTCTTCGGGCGGTAGGGCGCCCCCCGAAAACGCATCTCGCCCGAGGTGGGGCGCGTGCGGCCGAACACGGCCGACAGAAACTCGCTCCGCCCCGCCCCGATGAGGCCGAAAAGCCCTATGATCTCGCCGCGGCGCACCGTGAGGCTGATGTCGTGAAATCCAACTCCCGAAAGGCGCGCCGTCCTTAACAGCACCTCCCCCTTGGGGACGGCCTCTTTGTAGTAGAGCTGCTCGAAGCTGCGGCCCGCCATGTCGCGAATCAGCGTGCTCCGGTCGGTCTCATGGATCGGCCGCGAGGAGATCACCGCCCCGTCGCGCAGCACGGTGACAAAGTCG
This window contains:
- a CDS encoding ABC transporter permease, with the protein product MTDTTPQTAPGRRFDPKTLLQLTLFGLLALLWLVLALATDTFFTEQNISNLVRQTSIGALVAFGQTFVIITAGIDLSVGAVVGLSGVVLALLLQAGVPLPLAIVLTLLLGAVVGIYHGFGIYNLGLPPFIMTLASLVGLRGVALLITNGQSIGGLPRGFTNFSQVSFLGIPSLFWMVILVGVLAFVLLQRSRFGRYIYAVGSNREAARLSGVKIGRTIYLAYAVSATLAALAGILLASRISVGIPTAGTYYELDAIAASVIGGASLFGAEGSIIGSFIGALLLTTINNGSNLLGVNPFWQPIITGLIIVGVVYTDQLRKRRQA
- a CDS encoding sugar ABC transporter ATP-binding protein, producing MSTLLELQDIDKRFPGTHALKGVSLVFERGKTHAIVGENGAGKSTLIKILTGAHPKDGGTLIWEGSPLELRSPLDAQALGINAVHQEVALAPALTVAENIFLGDEPTRAGLVQDRVMTRRAQALLDDLGFQLSARRRLGDLTIGQQQLVATARASARGTKLLIFDEPTAYLSNSEVRGLFRLIRRLQGEGVTIVYISHRLEEIFELADFVTVLRDGAVISSRPIHETDRSTLIRDMAGRSFEQLYYKEAVPKGEVLLRTARLSGVGFHDISLTVRRGEIIGLFGLIGAGRSEFLSAVFGRTRPTSGEMRFRGAPYRPKSVADALKRGVALIPESRRLQGLCLSLSVGFNLNLPVYERISPFGVVRRADELRNAEAQIRDLRIRTPGAARQVGKLSGGNQQKVVLGKWLLHGAELYIFDEPTTGVDVATKLEIYKLMAALLKGGAGIILVSSYLPEVLELSDTLHVFRHGRLVGTHPHGAADSETILAQALGAAQTQALKAEAPATEEAL